A single Brassica rapa cultivar Chiifu-401-42 chromosome A04, CAAS_Brap_v3.01, whole genome shotgun sequence DNA region contains:
- the LOC103865621 gene encoding glucose-induced degradation protein 4 homolog, with protein sequence MPVRVVESNAAPQVSGNDPGNRSPLPPSSLLAAGQAFSGTQNVSNQQKEEAWRVNVQIQGVDLEHGYLCGTMEALNVPMADTPVITFWEGEIVDGKNYTFYTGKWEATREDDMRHWSKFPSFAPLQGQVESDGGRQLDLSNYPYIFMRWKEQYFVNVGTDCGLTIAGFYYVCFSCSDGSISGFYYDPNSSPFQKLELKTVNEGRTGFSFSSYELQ encoded by the exons ATGCCGGTGAGAGTTGTCGAGAGCAACGCGGCTCCCCAGGTTTCAG GAAATGATCCTGGGAATCGATCACCACTTCCGCCTAGCTCACTTCTCGCCGCCGGCCAG GCGTTTTCTGGTACGCAAAATGTCTCTAATCAACAGAAGGAGGAAGCTTGGAGAGTTAACGTCCAGATACAGGGAGTTGACCTTGAGCATGGCTATCTTTGTGGCACTATGGAAGCTCTAAACGTTCCCATGGCAGACACACCT GTCATAACATTCTGGGAAGGGGAGATTGTTGATGGAAAGAATTATACTTTTTACACCGGAAAATGGGAAGCCAC GAGGGAAGATGATATGAGACATTGGTCAAAGTTCCCATCTTTTGCACCTCTTCAG GGACAAGTTGAATCTGACGGTGGGAGGCAATTGGATCTTAGCAATTACCCTTACATATTTATG AGATGGAAAGAGCAATACTTTGTAAACGTTGGCACAGATTGTGGACTAACGATAGCTGGATTTTACTACGTATGCTTCTCCTGCAGTGACGGATCCATCAGCGGCTTCTACTATGATCCTAACAGCAG TCCGTTTCAGAAGCTGGAGCTGAAAACAGTTAACGAAGGAAGAACTGGTTTCAGCTTCTCTTCTTACGAGTTGCAATGa
- the LOC103865624 gene encoding phosphoribosylaminoimidazole carboxylase, chloroplastic isoform X1 translates to MLLLRQSSAAVLVSGNPTPVLYTSRFTSRVGCIPVSKTFSSQSFTMANLHKRLTSSPEKLNPVLSCSSHEASPISENKEADHVHGVSEIIVGVLGGGQLGRMLCQAASQMAIKVMILDPSKNCSASSLSYGHMVDSFDDSATVEAFAKRCGVLTVEIEHVDVETLEKLEKQGVDCQPKASTIRIIQDKYMQKVHFSQHGIPLPEFMEISDIEGAERAGELFGYPLMIKSKRLAYDGRGNAVANSQDGLSSAVTALGGFGRGLYVEKWAPFVKELAVIVARGKDGSMVCYPVVETVHRDNICHIVKAPADVPWKINKLATDVAQKAVGSLEGAGVFAVELFLTEDGQILLNEVAPRPHNSGHQTIEACYTSQFEQHLRAVVGLPLGDPSMRTPASLMYNILGEDDGEAGFRLAHRLIARALSVPGASVHWYDKPEMRKQRKMGHITLVGQSMGVLERRLQCILSGQSDQVHETPRVGIIMGSDSDLPVMKDAAKILDMFGVTYEVKIVSAHRTPEIMFSYATSAHSRGVQVIIAGAGGAAHLPGMVASLTPLPVIGVPVRATRLDGVDSLLSIVQMPRGVPVATVAINNSTNAALLAIRMLGISDTDLVSRMRQYQEDMREENMVKGEKLERQGWESYLNQ, encoded by the exons ATGTTGCTTTTGAGACAGAGCTCAGCTGCTGTTCTTGTCTCTGGGAATCCAACTCCTGTCCTCTACACTTCTCGCTTTACTTCCAGAGTTGGGTGTATTCCAGTGAGCAAAACGTTCTCCTCCCAGAGTTTCACCATGGCAAATCTTCACAAGCGTCTTACTTCTTCACCTGAGAAGCTGAATCCTGTGTTGTCCTGTAGCTCTCACGAGGCTTCTCCTATAAG TGAGAATAAAGAAGCTGACCATGTCCATGGAGTTTCTGAGATAATTGTGGGAGTATTGGGAGGTGGACAACTGGGTCGTATGCTATGCCAAGCTGCTTCTCAAATGGCTATCAAGGTTATGATTCTAGATCCGTCAAAGAACTGTTCAGCAAGTTCATTGTCCTACGGCCACATGGTTGATAGCTTTGACGACAGTGCTACAGTTGAAGCATTTGCTAAAAG ATGTGGAGTCTTGACCGTTGAAATTGAACATGTTGACGTGGAAACGTTAGAGAAGCTTGAGAAACAAGGAGTAGATTGCCAACCAAAAGCCTCTACCATCAGAATAATACAG GATAAGTACATGCAGAAAGTTCATTTCTCTCAGCATGGCATCCCACTTCCAGAGTTTATGGAG ATAAGCGATATTGAAGGAGCGGAAAGAGCAGGTGAACTTTTCGGATACCCTCTTATGATCAAGAGCAAGCGGTTAGCTTATGATGGACGCGGAAACGCAGTTGCCAATAGCCAAGATGGGCTTTCTTCTGCTGTAACGG CTCTTGGAGGTTTTGGTCGTGGTTTGTACGTCGAGAAATGGGCACCGTTTGTCAAG GAGTTGGCTGTTATTGTGGCTAGAGGAAAAGATGGTTCCATGGTTTGTTATCCAGTTGTTGAAACTGTTCACAG GGACAACATATGCCATATAGTCAAAGCACCAGCAGATGTGCCTTGGAAGATCAACAAACTTGCCACTGATGTTGCCCAAAAAGCTGTTGGTTCATTAGAAGGCGCTGGGGTTTTCGCAGTCGAGCTGTTCTTGACAGAGGATGGTCAG ATCTTGCTAAACGAAGTTGCACCTAGACCACACAACAGTGGCCATCAAACGATCGAGGCATGTTATACTTCACAGTTTGAACAACACTTGCGGGCTGTGGTTGGTCTTCCACTAGGTGATCCGTCGATGAGAACTCCTGCCTCCCTTATGTACAATATTCTGGGCGAAGATGAT GGAGAAGCTGGTTTCAGATTGGCTCATCGGCTTATTGCGAGAGCTCTGAGTGTTCCAGGTGCATCTGTGCATTGGTATGACAAGCCAG AAATGAGAAAACAAAGGAAGATGGGACACATCACTCTCGTTGGGCAGTCTATGGGTGTTCTGGAAAGAAGGTTGCAGTGTATATTAAGTGGACAAAGCGATCAAGTACATG AGACACCTCGTGTGGGTATCATCATGGGTTCAGACTCGGATCTTCCTGTTATGAAGGATGCTGCAAAAATTCTTGACATGTTTGGTGTTACATATGAG GTGAAGATAGTTTCAGCTCATCGCACACCAGAGATAATGTTTTCATATGCAACCTCAGCGCATAGTAGAGGCGTCCAAGTGATAATTGCAGGTGCTGGTGGTGCTGCTCACTTACCAG GTATGGTGGCTTCACTCACTCCTTTGCCTGTGATTGGTGTCCCTGTGCGTGCTACCCGTTTGGATGGAGTTGATTCACTTCTCTCCATCGTTCAG ATGCCTAGGGGTGTTCCTGTGGCGACAGTTGCAATAAACAACTCCACCAACGCAGCCTTGCTTGCTATCCGGATGCTGGGGATCTCTGATACTGATCTCGTCTCAag GATGCGTCAGTACCAGGAAGACATGAGAGAAGAGAACATGGTTAAAGGAGAGAAACTTGAGCGACAAGGCTGGGAATCTTATTTGAACCAGTAA
- the LOC103865624 gene encoding phosphoribosylaminoimidazole carboxylase, chloroplastic isoform X2, translating into MVSPFQILLNEVAPRPHNSGHQTIEACYTSQFEQHLRAVVGLPLGDPSMRTPASLMYNILGEDDGEAGFRLAHRLIARALSVPGASVHWYDKPEMRKQRKMGHITLVGQSMGVLERRLQCILSGQSDQVHETPRVGIIMGSDSDLPVMKDAAKILDMFGVTYEVKIVSAHRTPEIMFSYATSAHSRGVQVIIAGAGGAAHLPGMVASLTPLPVIGVPVRATRLDGVDSLLSIVQMPRGVPVATVAINNSTNAALLAIRMLGISDTDLVSRMRQYQEDMREENMVKGEKLERQGWESYLNQ; encoded by the exons ATGGTCAG TCCTTTTCAGATCTTGCTAAACGAAGTTGCACCTAGACCACACAACAGTGGCCATCAAACGATCGAGGCATGTTATACTTCACAGTTTGAACAACACTTGCGGGCTGTGGTTGGTCTTCCACTAGGTGATCCGTCGATGAGAACTCCTGCCTCCCTTATGTACAATATTCTGGGCGAAGATGAT GGAGAAGCTGGTTTCAGATTGGCTCATCGGCTTATTGCGAGAGCTCTGAGTGTTCCAGGTGCATCTGTGCATTGGTATGACAAGCCAG AAATGAGAAAACAAAGGAAGATGGGACACATCACTCTCGTTGGGCAGTCTATGGGTGTTCTGGAAAGAAGGTTGCAGTGTATATTAAGTGGACAAAGCGATCAAGTACATG AGACACCTCGTGTGGGTATCATCATGGGTTCAGACTCGGATCTTCCTGTTATGAAGGATGCTGCAAAAATTCTTGACATGTTTGGTGTTACATATGAG GTGAAGATAGTTTCAGCTCATCGCACACCAGAGATAATGTTTTCATATGCAACCTCAGCGCATAGTAGAGGCGTCCAAGTGATAATTGCAGGTGCTGGTGGTGCTGCTCACTTACCAG GTATGGTGGCTTCACTCACTCCTTTGCCTGTGATTGGTGTCCCTGTGCGTGCTACCCGTTTGGATGGAGTTGATTCACTTCTCTCCATCGTTCAG ATGCCTAGGGGTGTTCCTGTGGCGACAGTTGCAATAAACAACTCCACCAACGCAGCCTTGCTTGCTATCCGGATGCTGGGGATCTCTGATACTGATCTCGTCTCAag GATGCGTCAGTACCAGGAAGACATGAGAGAAGAGAACATGGTTAAAGGAGAGAAACTTGAGCGACAAGGCTGGGAATCTTATTTGAACCAGTAA